The following are from one region of the Ignavibacteriales bacterium genome:
- a CDS encoding site-2 protease family protein, translating into MDSLYILPILLFSIVVHEVAHGWMALHLGDSTARDSGRLTLNPIPHIDPIGSIAIPLLSYLAAGSVFIAWAKPVPINPANFRNFRRDDILVSTIGPFSNLLVAFCCAVLYILSERFFGPLELIENSFQREIASFLIHMFAAGITLNIFLAVFNLIPVPPLDGSHVLSAILPAEIGERYRQIGFFGILLVIMLMRLDPFRNFILTVVMTVRIPYEIFINKFLFTI; encoded by the coding sequence TTGGATTCTCTCTACATATTACCGATTCTTTTATTTTCCATCGTTGTGCACGAGGTAGCACACGGCTGGATGGCACTGCATCTTGGTGATTCTACTGCGCGTGATTCCGGTAGATTGACGCTCAATCCAATTCCCCACATTGACCCGATTGGTTCCATCGCTATTCCGCTCCTTTCATATCTCGCTGCTGGTTCTGTCTTTATTGCGTGGGCAAAACCGGTACCGATCAATCCGGCAAACTTCCGCAATTTTCGCCGCGATGACATCTTGGTATCTACTATTGGGCCGTTTTCCAACTTGCTCGTGGCGTTTTGTTGCGCAGTATTATACATCCTTTCGGAACGCTTTTTCGGCCCGTTAGAACTGATTGAAAATAGTTTTCAACGTGAAATTGCATCGTTTTTGATTCATATGTTTGCGGCTGGAATTACATTAAATATTTTTCTGGCGGTTTTTAATTTAATTCCAGTGCCGCCGCTTGACGGTTCGCATGTTTTGTCAGCGATACTGCCGGCTGAAATAGGCGAACGGTATCGGCAAATAGGATTCTTCGGAATACTTCTTGTTATTATGTTGATGCGGTTAGATCCGTTTCGGAATTTTATTCTCACGGTCGTCATGACAGTGCGTATTCCGTATGAAATTTTTATCAACAAATTTTTATTCACAATTTAA
- a CDS encoding tetratricopeptide repeat protein: protein MNTRFFYLLTGLFCIAALLNAQVPSVQLKIKEKSGFLGMGGPRTVRIDLSNESRQQPLTSDNVNSGQYFYFLVTPVEDWQLDQDFVKDQLAKVNIYQNENKILIAWKGELITGDKISILIGFPKTVKLNQLFLFQCPVDEAMSQAEFKVPTELWPGYTLITNLSMQAEAAASAKQYKPAIGIFEQILSNNNLQIFPQYDESKNKRTKCFDGLCTETSTSFNSVATNAQLDLKSRIAQVDGFKPSFKFLLDSLPRTEWNIGSLDPTVAPILDQCRNAISRIAEIRDSLQRVLDDQNVRWIIEGSSTSKNGYLYAAMIEALASAFSSLNFADTVATDLKVKIPEDLQARLAKYNITESYETFIRICNERYQTHLPIFQIDFLPNLKKDTVSFSLPYYSMLKAVNDYYYGNFTSAKEEIFRIFRICFEPEINSRFDMMRVVIANREQNISQEVMKMLDEAAQFERAKDLQNALDKYRQVTLIAPNFAYGHFTVGKYYTRTGEPIRAIYSYQRAYQIDTLYLSAYRESYNLYMRQSNFKEIISFLTTAIAKGNDYWEINFDLGIAYLGDADPARAIQSFEHALALNPKSYKTNILLGKAHQDVKNYQKAREYFNNAIGLDPTKQEAVDFLTKLNDLQRTGK, encoded by the coding sequence ATGAATACCAGGTTCTTCTACTTGCTCACTGGTCTCTTTTGTATTGCAGCACTTCTCAATGCACAAGTTCCATCTGTTCAATTGAAGATAAAAGAAAAGTCCGGTTTCTTGGGGATGGGCGGACCACGCACCGTAAGGATAGATTTATCAAACGAGAGCCGGCAGCAGCCTCTCACCAGTGACAACGTGAACAGCGGACAGTATTTCTACTTTCTAGTAACGCCCGTAGAAGATTGGCAACTCGATCAGGATTTTGTAAAAGATCAACTTGCCAAGGTGAACATTTATCAGAACGAGAATAAAATACTTATTGCATGGAAGGGAGAGTTAATCACAGGAGATAAAATTTCAATCCTTATCGGATTTCCAAAGACAGTAAAACTGAATCAGCTCTTTCTTTTTCAATGTCCTGTTGATGAAGCGATGAGTCAAGCAGAATTTAAAGTTCCGACCGAGCTTTGGCCCGGCTATACACTGATAACGAATCTCTCTATGCAGGCTGAGGCTGCCGCATCAGCAAAACAATACAAACCGGCGATTGGAATCTTTGAACAAATTTTAAGCAACAACAATCTGCAGATCTTTCCTCAATATGATGAATCAAAAAATAAGCGTACGAAATGTTTCGATGGACTCTGCACCGAGACCTCGACGTCGTTTAATTCAGTTGCCACAAATGCACAATTGGATTTGAAGTCACGGATTGCGCAGGTCGATGGTTTCAAGCCCTCATTCAAATTCCTTCTCGATTCTTTACCGCGGACAGAGTGGAATATTGGTTCACTCGATCCAACGGTGGCGCCAATTTTAGATCAATGCCGAAATGCAATTTCTCGAATCGCGGAAATTCGCGATTCACTTCAACGTGTGCTGGACGATCAAAACGTGCGATGGATTATCGAAGGATCGTCGACGAGTAAAAACGGCTACCTGTACGCTGCAATGATCGAAGCGTTGGCATCAGCATTTTCATCGCTCAACTTTGCCGACACTGTTGCTACAGATTTGAAAGTAAAAATTCCAGAGGATCTTCAGGCACGGCTGGCGAAATATAATATCACAGAATCATATGAAACATTCATACGAATTTGTAATGAACGATACCAGACACATCTTCCTATCTTCCAGATTGATTTTCTTCCGAATTTGAAAAAAGACACAGTTTCTTTTTCATTGCCCTACTATTCCATGCTGAAGGCGGTGAATGATTATTACTACGGCAATTTCACCAGCGCGAAGGAAGAAATTTTCCGCATCTTCCGTATATGCTTTGAACCGGAGATCAATAGCCGATTTGATATGATGCGGGTGGTTATTGCCAACCGCGAACAGAACATTTCCCAAGAGGTGATGAAAATGCTCGACGAAGCGGCGCAATTTGAAAGAGCAAAAGATCTTCAGAATGCCCTGGATAAATACCGACAAGTCACACTCATCGCACCTAACTTTGCCTATGGGCATTTCACTGTTGGGAAGTACTACACTCGCACCGGTGAGCCAATTCGCGCCATTTATTCTTACCAACGAGCATATCAGATTGATACACTCTACTTGAGCGCCTATCGCGAGAGTTATAATCTTTACATGAGGCAAAGCAACTTCAAAGAAATTATAAGTTTTCTGACAACAGCAATCGCAAAAGGAAATGATTATTGGGAAATCAATTTTGACCTTGGCATTGCTTATCTCGGTGACGCTGATCCAGCACGTGCTATTCAAAGTTTTGAACATGCGCTTGCACTGAATCCGAAGAGTTATAAAACCAATATTTTACTGGGTAAAGCGCACCAAGATGTGAAAAATTACCAGAAGGCGCGTGAGTATTTTAACAACGCTATTGGTCTCGATCCCACGAAACAAGAGGCGGTCGATTTCCTCACAAAACTCAATGACCTTCAGCGAACCGGCAAGTAG
- a CDS encoding GNAT family N-acetyltransferase, producing MPKNNLVRMMQLAEDFFATKKDPSQISIDRKVMLRLKRIHPNTMTEKSTSKGPIAWILVIPTTHTLMEQFITSKITERELLKKNPLRVKYDSIYLCSALVLPEYRGRGLAKSLMIKAIKSIQKEHPITCLFYWALSNEGKKLAASVAKEFSLPLYERI from the coding sequence ATGCCCAAAAATAATCTCGTCAGAATGATGCAGCTTGCAGAAGATTTTTTCGCGACAAAAAAAGATCCCTCGCAAATTTCTATCGATAGAAAAGTTATGCTCAGGCTCAAAAGAATTCATCCGAATACGATGACAGAGAAGAGCACAAGCAAGGGACCGATTGCCTGGATTCTGGTCATTCCAACGACGCATACATTGATGGAACAATTTATTACGAGCAAAATAACCGAACGGGAATTGTTAAAAAAAAATCCTTTACGAGTAAAGTATGATTCCATATACTTATGCTCGGCACTCGTTCTGCCGGAGTATCGTGGCAGGGGATTGGCAAAAAGCTTGATGATCAAAGCAATTAAGTCCATTCAGAAGGAGCATCCCATTACTTGTCTTTTTTATTGGGCATTGAGTAATGAAGGAAAGAAGTTAGCCGCCTCCGTTGCTAAAGAATTTTCCTTGCCGCTTTACGAGCGAATCTAA
- the lysA gene encoding diaminopimelate decarboxylase, with amino-acid sequence MKYIAYKENILYCEDIPLSELAEEYGTPLYVYSKNQLIEKYRSLKSAMGDISHHVCYALKANANHHILQLLVKEGAGADVVSAGELYLALKAGFSPDKIVFAGVGKREDEIEFALQQNIFSFNVESVSELHTISRVALRMGKKARISLRINPDIDAQSHPYITTGLQSSKFGIEASKAIEVYTYAATLSSLELVGIHTHIGSQITKVEPFVATANYIVGLIGKLRETGINLTHIDFGGGFGVQYINAVSHEALPQEETSNNNVPTPAEFLVAVLPILQTTGCSLWIEPGRSIIADAGVLITRIISIKENTNKKFVIVDGGMNDLLRPSLYQAYHQIVPLSINTYETEKVDVVGPICESTDFFARDRLLAKSNAEDYLAVLTTGAYGFTLSSNYNGRLRPAEILVNGDRVRVIRPRQLMGELE; translated from the coding sequence ATGAAGTACATCGCCTATAAAGAAAATATCCTCTATTGTGAAGATATTCCGTTGAGTGAATTGGCAGAAGAGTACGGCACGCCGCTGTATGTGTACAGTAAGAACCAACTTATAGAAAAATATCGTTCTCTCAAGAGCGCGATGGGGGACATCAGCCACCACGTGTGCTATGCACTGAAGGCAAACGCCAACCATCATATTTTACAATTACTTGTCAAGGAAGGTGCCGGGGCGGATGTAGTCTCTGCGGGTGAGTTGTATCTGGCGTTAAAAGCCGGATTTTCTCCAGACAAGATTGTTTTTGCAGGTGTTGGGAAGCGAGAAGATGAAATCGAATTTGCGTTACAACAGAATATATTTTCTTTCAATGTTGAGTCGGTGTCTGAACTGCACACCATTTCACGTGTAGCGCTTCGGATGGGAAAGAAAGCCCGCATCTCATTGCGCATTAATCCAGATATTGACGCACAAAGTCATCCGTATATCACGACAGGTTTGCAATCGTCGAAGTTCGGCATTGAAGCATCAAAGGCGATAGAAGTGTACACGTATGCCGCAACGTTGTCATCCTTGGAATTGGTCGGCATTCACACGCATATCGGTTCACAAATCACGAAAGTGGAACCGTTTGTCGCAACAGCAAACTATATTGTCGGGTTGATCGGGAAACTGCGTGAGACTGGTATCAACCTTACGCACATTGATTTCGGCGGCGGTTTTGGCGTTCAATACATCAATGCCGTTTCACATGAGGCGCTCCCACAAGAGGAAACATCGAACAACAATGTGCCAACCCCGGCGGAATTTCTTGTGGCAGTGCTGCCCATTCTGCAAACAACGGGCTGTTCTCTCTGGATTGAACCAGGCCGTTCAATTATTGCTGATGCCGGCGTTTTGATCACGCGCATCATTTCCATTAAAGAAAATACGAATAAGAAATTTGTTATTGTTGATGGCGGCATGAATGATTTACTGAGACCCAGCCTCTATCAAGCGTACCATCAAATTGTTCCTCTGTCCATCAATACATACGAAACCGAAAAGGTGGACGTTGTAGGTCCGATCTGTGAAAGCACCGATTTTTTTGCCCGGGATCGATTGCTCGCGAAAAGCAATGCCGAGGATTATCTTGCGGTACTTACCACTGGCGCATATGGTTTTACGTTAAGCTCTAATTACAATGGCCGGCTGCGTCCGGCAGAAATTCTTGTGAATGGAGACCGTGTTCGCGTCATCCGTCCTCGGCAGTTGATGGGAGAGTTGGAATAA